ATTCGCTAACCGACACGACGAGCAGGGGCGCTGTATGGAGCTGTTGACGCTGGCACTGGGCAATCTCACTGTGTGTCGGAAACGGCGCATCGGGCGGGAGAATCATCACGTTGAAGGTGGGCGTTTTGGGAGTACGCTTTTTGAAGCCTCCATTATGAAGATGCAAGTCAAACGATATACTGAAGGAAGGTGGAGTTGTTTGATCATCGGTTGGGTAATCGTTGCTTTTAAGCTGCACAATGTCgaattttttaaatacattttcgaATCTCGCAAATGTCGCTTCTGTCTTTGGAAGATCTACAAGGCTCTTTCTTGTTGATAGACATGCTTTCTTGCTGCCAGGATAGTCCCTAGACGCTGCATGTGCTTTTCGCTTTCGTGTGTCAAATTTGAAATCGATCCGCTCTCCGCTATTCTCATTCTGCTCGGTATTTGGCCACATGATTAACTGTTTGACGTCTTCCATACTCTTCTCCACAGTTGCATAGAGCGGTGAAGCTTTGATATGTGCAGCTGTTGGAATATGCCCAACCTTCTCCTTCAGCAGAGCCCAGATGCAATCTGCTCTGGTcactgtttctgctgctggctgatgGCGCTTATGCCTAACCACTATATAACCAGCACGAGACAATGCTGAATAAACCAAGTAATTGTGGTACTTTTCACTCTCCAGTTCTCCAAGCAATAAGACGTAGGCCTGTTCCACGGAAACAGTCACATCATGGTACTCCAGCTGCAGGCGACCCTGGAATCGGTTGCCATGTTAATAAAAATCGATACGGAACGGTTGCGGATTTACCCACCAACTCCAGAAGAAACAAGGCCTCGTAGTGTTCCAAATAGAGTTTACTCTGCACGCTGTATCCGAAGCTCCCGAATTTTCCATCCTTACGCAGTATTTCCGCTGCTTGTTGTTCCTCATCCCAAGAGGCCAGAGCTCTCCCTCCGAGTCGTTCTATGCGTGGCACTGACAATTGAGCCCGCAGATTAGCTGAAGTAGAATTAACAGTATATTAAATTGATGTACGTCAGTCATCAATCCTACAACTTACATAGAGCAGTGGTAATTTCCTCAAGCTCAGCTGCACTTCCCTCGTTCTGTGTGCGCTTCAGGCCACCGCATGTGGCTTCGATCTCCAAATGGCGGTGCGTAACAAGTTGCTCGGCACTGAAATTCGACGAATTTAGTTAACGCCTTAAAGATTTCATTCATTATTTACCTTAAAAACGTGTTTGTTGGGTTAATTTCAACAAATTTTGCATCCAAATCCATGGTCCCGCTCATTTTGCACATGAACGCAAAATAAACGTTTTAGGAACACAATTAGTCGGATGAACAGGAGAGAAAAATTCACTTGGTCACGTTAACTCTTTTGGAGTAGGCGTAGGTCCAGAAGAGCAGCCGAGTCCTCGATCTGCTACACATTGAAGATTTGGTCGTCCGGTAGATGCGCCTTTAGCACAGCCTCTCTGTTTCTTTTCCAATGCACGGTTTATATGCTCTATATGCATGTAACAGTGAGTGAGCGAAACAGCGGGCAGAGAAAGaaccaaaaagaacaaatttaaaatttcaagaaatttaaaattttttcgACCGAAATCAGCTGATTTTTTACCATTTATCGATATCAGTTCAGAAAATGTATCTTatcgaccctcagaaatatactgtctcattttcaaagaaATACCGTAAATACTAGTCGTTCCtgttgctcaattttgatattccgttgaataatgctggctTACTAAAACTTTTGGACCTGCTCACATAGTTTTAGCCCttttatgaataaattttcaacaagattaattacttttaagtactcccatttattgtatttaaacaaa
The sequence above is a segment of the Drosophila pseudoobscura strain MV-25-SWS-2005 chromosome X, UCI_Dpse_MV25, whole genome shotgun sequence genome. Coding sequences within it:
- the Tsen54 gene encoding uncharacterized protein Tsen54 isoform X1 gives rise to the protein MCKMSGTMDLDAKFVEINPTNTFLSAEQLVTHRHLEIEATCGGLKRTQNEGSAAELEEITTALSNLRAQLSVPRIERLGGRALASWDEEQQAAEILRKDGKFGSFGYSVQSKLYLEHYEALFLLELGRLQLEYHDVTVSVEQAYVLLLGELESEKYHNYLVYSALSRAGYIVVRHKRHQPAAETVTRADCIWALLKEKVGHIPTAAHIKASPLYATVEKSMEDVKQLIMWPNTEQNENSGERIDFKFDTRKRKAHAASRDYPGSKKACLSTRKSLVDLPKTEATFARFENVFKKFDIVQLKSNDYPTDDQTTPPSFSISFDLHLHNGGFKKRTPKTPTFNVMILPPDAPFPTHSEIAQCQRQQLHTAPLLVVSVSESKQIQAFLYFIS